A part of Citrifermentans bremense genomic DNA contains:
- a CDS encoding TonB-dependent receptor plug domain-containing protein: MQPCVYSLLCSVRARLVLLGCTLSMMLCAPPANCDDDLRSLELYNGEGTEVVSGTRSPRPASQTAENITVVTAQDIDTINAHTLADVLSYVTGVQLEMTRTPGTPVNFEVQGSNYNHVLVLLDGVPINNLADNFPDVSSIPVQLIERVEVVKGAASSSWGNALGGVINVITKSPDPERPVGGVVSASYGQRETLDARAELTGTNNRFGYYLTGGKLRSDGLLPNNMADKNNFYGKLQYALPARGSLSLTTAVMDGESGMFGAGVNRANTDSTLIVSTLASQYQLMDHLLVEGALVTTESSAKLLRQGLVAPGTVGTMAFETEESRLGGNLQLSWLDDLQRITAGIDYEHVSAHMVNGIALADLLNRRADRVGLYLSDTLTLGRFALTPSARFDSTGSAGDHFSPSFGVTYALTENSVLRGYTSRGYSLTSLNRSASTEKVWTSQLGFETGDIPGLWLKGTLFRNDTWDIISGSTRAITYERHVKQGAEIEAKTIPIFRTSLTTGYTYIRGTHGDSGPHLDGVPKHTVQVGLRYQDYSAFQAHLNGRFIDWDNPGTGKYGAIIWDLHLRKTVELSETSLEIFASVRNLFNGDQYLDAVYRNPGRWVELGVRCNF; the protein is encoded by the coding sequence ATGCAACCGTGTGTCTATTCACTCCTCTGCTCTGTCAGAGCCAGGCTGGTGCTGCTTGGTTGCACCCTTTCCATGATGCTGTGCGCTCCTCCGGCAAACTGTGACGACGACCTGCGTTCCCTTGAGCTGTACAACGGAGAGGGGACCGAGGTTGTCTCAGGGACCCGATCGCCGCGTCCGGCATCGCAGACCGCCGAGAATATAACAGTGGTCACCGCCCAGGACATAGACACCATCAACGCCCACACCCTGGCGGATGTCCTAAGTTACGTCACCGGCGTGCAACTGGAGATGACGCGCACCCCCGGGACCCCGGTGAATTTCGAGGTCCAAGGGTCGAACTACAACCATGTCCTTGTGCTTCTCGACGGGGTCCCCATCAACAACCTGGCCGACAACTTCCCGGATGTCAGCTCCATTCCGGTGCAGCTGATCGAGCGAGTAGAGGTCGTGAAGGGTGCGGCTTCCTCCTCCTGGGGAAACGCGCTCGGGGGGGTCATCAACGTAATCACTAAGTCTCCTGACCCCGAGCGACCGGTGGGAGGGGTGGTTTCGGCTTCCTACGGACAACGTGAAACGCTCGATGCGCGGGCGGAGCTAACCGGAACCAATAATCGCTTCGGCTATTACCTGACCGGGGGAAAGCTTCGCTCCGACGGCCTTTTGCCGAACAACATGGCCGACAAGAACAATTTCTACGGAAAGCTCCAGTACGCCCTGCCGGCCCGTGGTTCGCTCAGTCTGACCACTGCCGTCATGGACGGCGAAAGCGGCATGTTCGGCGCCGGGGTGAACCGGGCGAACACGGACAGTACCCTGATCGTTTCCACGCTTGCCAGTCAGTACCAGCTCATGGACCATCTGCTTGTCGAGGGGGCACTGGTGACGACTGAGTCGAGCGCCAAGCTTTTGAGACAGGGGTTGGTTGCCCCTGGCACAGTCGGCACCATGGCTTTCGAGACGGAGGAGTCCCGCCTCGGAGGCAACCTTCAGCTCTCCTGGCTGGATGACCTGCAAAGGATCACCGCCGGCATCGATTACGAGCACGTCAGCGCTCACATGGTGAATGGTATCGCTCTAGCCGATCTGCTTAACCGAAGGGCGGACCGGGTCGGTCTTTACCTAAGCGACACCCTCACCCTTGGGCGCTTTGCGCTCACGCCCAGTGCCCGCTTCGACAGCACCGGTTCGGCAGGCGACCACTTCAGCCCCAGTTTCGGCGTCACCTATGCGCTCACCGAGAACAGCGTCTTGCGCGGCTACACGTCTAGAGGGTACAGTCTCACCTCGCTGAACCGCTCCGCCTCGACGGAGAAGGTGTGGACTTCACAGCTTGGATTCGAGACAGGCGACATCCCTGGGCTGTGGCTTAAAGGGACCCTGTTCCGAAATGATACCTGGGACATCATCTCCGGCAGCACGCGCGCCATCACCTATGAGAGGCACGTGAAGCAAGGGGCCGAGATCGAGGCGAAGACGATTCCTATTTTCCGGACCTCTCTCACCACCGGCTACACCTACATCCGGGGAACCCATGGTGACAGCGGCCCCCATCTCGACGGCGTCCCGAAGCATACAGTGCAGGTTGGCCTCAGGTATCAGGACTACTCAGCTTTCCAGGCTCACCTGAACGGCCGTTTCATAGATTGGGATAACCCTGGGACCGGGAAGTACGGGGCTATCATCTGGGACCTGCACCTGAGAAAGACGGTGGAATTATCCGAGACCTCCCTCGAGATCTTCGCCTCAGTACGGAACCTCTTCAACGGCGACCAGTACCTCGACGCTGTCTACCGCAATCCGGGCCGTTGGGTGGAGCTGGGGGTTAGATGCAACTTCTGA
- the gptM gene encoding geopeptide radical SAM maturase, which produces MHLSRYLKVFPSLDKPDHFLLYSTLRGSMVAVPAATLQALQQGEGFTAEAETLSRLGMLVPDPDTEKEQMRGLLERANGRSRNFKAMVVLNLDCNLDCGYCYEGQFRGGHYMSGATADLLVQTFSRDRICQGWDLTLSFYGGEPLLSLDLIERISRPLQRMAREKGVKFGFNLVTNGTLLTREVAEKLVPLGLTGAKFTLDGPPEIHNGERPFASGAGSFDAIVDNMASIWDLVPINLGGNFRECNYLEFPRLLDLLVSRGITPEKLRHVQFTPVTPQAGCADQSSGCASSDAPWLVDALMYLRGEILSRGFKTSRPGVSACVVELEDNIVVNCEGKLYKCPAFMGWEGLSVGSLAEGMKQYHASHCIGNWQTEECLECCYLPLCFGGCRFLTLSQGKLISDVDCKRQFLDATLERILQQNLTCPAAGTTPA; this is translated from the coding sequence ATGCACCTGTCACGCTACCTGAAAGTTTTCCCGTCCCTCGACAAGCCCGACCACTTCCTGCTCTACTCCACATTGCGCGGTTCCATGGTCGCAGTCCCGGCGGCAACCCTGCAGGCACTGCAGCAGGGAGAGGGCTTCACAGCGGAGGCGGAGACACTTTCCAGGCTCGGCATGCTGGTTCCGGACCCGGACACGGAAAAGGAGCAGATGCGCGGCCTGCTGGAGCGGGCCAACGGTCGCAGCCGCAACTTCAAGGCGATGGTGGTGCTGAACCTCGACTGCAACCTCGACTGCGGCTACTGCTACGAGGGGCAGTTCAGGGGCGGGCACTACATGTCCGGGGCGACAGCTGACCTTTTGGTGCAGACCTTTTCACGAGATAGGATCTGCCAGGGGTGGGACCTCACCCTCTCCTTCTACGGCGGAGAGCCTCTCCTGTCGCTCGACCTGATCGAGAGGATCTCCAGGCCGCTGCAGCGCATGGCCCGCGAAAAGGGGGTCAAATTCGGCTTCAACCTAGTGACCAATGGGACCCTGCTAACAAGGGAAGTGGCTGAGAAACTGGTGCCGCTTGGTCTGACCGGCGCAAAGTTCACCCTGGACGGCCCCCCCGAGATCCACAACGGGGAGCGACCTTTCGCCTCTGGTGCCGGCAGCTTCGACGCGATCGTCGACAACATGGCCTCGATTTGGGATCTGGTTCCTATCAACCTGGGAGGAAATTTCAGGGAATGCAACTACCTCGAGTTTCCGCGCCTGCTCGATCTTTTGGTTTCACGCGGTATCACCCCAGAGAAACTGCGCCACGTCCAGTTCACCCCGGTCACACCACAGGCAGGCTGTGCGGACCAAAGCTCCGGGTGCGCCTCCTCCGACGCTCCTTGGCTGGTAGACGCGCTCATGTACCTGCGCGGAGAGATCCTCTCCAGGGGGTTCAAGACCTCCAGGCCCGGGGTGTCGGCTTGTGTGGTGGAGTTGGAAGACAACATCGTGGTGAACTGCGAGGGGAAGCTCTACAAGTGCCCTGCGTTCATGGGGTGGGAGGGTTTGAGCGTGGGGAGCTTGGCCGAAGGGATGAAGCAGTATCACGCTTCCCACTGCATCGGCAACTGGCAGACGGAGGAGTGCCTCGAGTGCTGCTACCTCCCGTTATGCTTCGGCGGCTGTCGCTTCCTCACCCTCAGCCAGGGAAAGCTGATTTCCGATGTGGACTGCAAGCGCCAGTTCCTGGACGCCACCTTGGAGCGCATACTGCAGCAAAACCTCACCTGCCCCGCTGCCGGAACAACTCCGGCCTAG
- a CDS encoding sigma-54-dependent transcriptional regulator, with translation MLLVDDEPGILTEVSLLLASSDVQQVATLSDSREVVGYVKEHKVSSVILDWVMPHVSGAEILHALTSEHPEIPVIVMTAMGDVETAVACMQQGAFDFLTKPVDPNRLVASVKKALQVSELGRQNLMLKDYLLADTLRNPDAFAGIIATSKKMRGIFQYIEAIASSRLPVLITGETGVGKELLARAVHDVSGVPGPFISLNAAGLDDFMFSDTLFGHKKGAFTGADSKRDGLIAAAAGGTLFLDEIGDLNLASQIKLLRLLQEREYYRIGSDLLLKSDARIVAASNMDFAALRSAGSFRNDLYFRLCAHEFRVPPLRERLEDVGPLVDYFAHNIALQQGKAVPAVPHNVIAALEQYRFPGNVRELYNMVHHAVTCNEGQPLTLSDFPGVAAAPALVPEQVDAGNPLFALFGKFPTVLQVEEYLIAEAMKLTGGNQTQAAELLGLARPTLNKRLKQERQ, from the coding sequence ATGCTTTTAGTGGATGACGAGCCCGGGATCCTTACCGAGGTGTCGCTGCTTCTCGCCTCAAGCGATGTGCAGCAGGTGGCGACGCTGTCGGACAGCAGGGAGGTGGTTGGCTATGTGAAGGAACACAAGGTTAGCTCGGTGATCCTGGACTGGGTCATGCCGCATGTTTCCGGAGCCGAGATACTGCACGCCCTGACCTCCGAGCACCCGGAGATTCCGGTGATCGTGATGACCGCCATGGGAGACGTCGAGACCGCGGTCGCCTGCATGCAGCAGGGTGCCTTCGATTTCCTTACCAAGCCGGTCGATCCGAACCGGCTGGTGGCCAGCGTGAAAAAGGCGCTCCAGGTAAGCGAGCTTGGGCGGCAGAACCTGATGCTCAAGGACTACCTGCTGGCGGACACGCTGCGAAACCCGGACGCTTTCGCCGGGATCATCGCCACCTCGAAAAAGATGCGTGGCATCTTCCAGTACATAGAGGCGATCGCTTCCTCGCGCCTGCCGGTGCTGATCACAGGGGAGACGGGTGTTGGGAAGGAGCTTCTGGCGCGCGCAGTCCACGATGTCTCCGGCGTCCCCGGCCCTTTCATCTCCCTCAACGCCGCCGGGCTTGACGACTTCATGTTCTCCGACACCCTCTTCGGTCACAAGAAAGGGGCCTTCACCGGCGCCGACAGCAAGCGTGACGGCCTCATCGCCGCGGCAGCAGGCGGGACCCTCTTTCTGGACGAAATAGGGGACCTGAACCTCGCCTCGCAGATCAAACTGCTGCGGCTTTTGCAGGAGCGGGAGTACTACCGGATCGGTTCGGACCTGCTCCTGAAAAGCGACGCGCGCATCGTCGCCGCCTCCAACATGGACTTCGCCGCGCTCAGGTCAGCCGGAAGTTTCCGCAACGACCTCTACTTCCGCCTCTGCGCCCACGAATTCCGGGTACCCCCCCTGAGGGAGCGCCTGGAGGACGTGGGTCCCCTGGTCGACTACTTCGCGCACAACATAGCGCTGCAGCAGGGGAAAGCGGTCCCCGCAGTTCCGCACAACGTGATCGCTGCGCTGGAGCAGTACCGCTTCCCGGGCAACGTCCGGGAACTGTACAACATGGTGCACCACGCGGTGACCTGCAACGAGGGGCAGCCGCTCACGCTCTCCGACTTCCCAGGGGTAGCGGCCGCTCCTGCCCTGGTTCCGGAACAGGTTGACGCCGGCAATCCGCTGTTCGCCTTGTTCGGGAAGTTTCCAACCGTGCTGCAGGTAGAGGAGTACCTGATCGCCGAGGCGATGAAACTTACCGGCGGCAACCAGACGCAGGCAGCGGAACTTCTTGGGCTTGCGCGCCCCACCTTGAACAAGAGGTTGAAGCAGGAGCGCCAGTAG
- a CDS encoding HD domain-containing protein, which translates to MDPRALLEKYFENNQVALDIVYRHSRNVADKAIEIATKAGLPQEELDFIEEAALLHDIGVCRIYAPKLNCFGKAPYVWHGVIGREILDAEGLPRHAMVCERHIGVGLTAGDIVAQRLRLPVREMSPVTTSERIVALADLFFSKKGGELDLEKSTQQVRCDLLRFGEEKVQIFESWLSAFGVGDPL; encoded by the coding sequence TTGGACCCTAGAGCGTTGCTGGAGAAATACTTTGAAAACAACCAAGTCGCCCTCGACATCGTCTACAGACACAGTCGAAATGTCGCGGACAAGGCGATTGAGATAGCGACAAAGGCCGGACTGCCGCAGGAAGAGTTGGATTTCATCGAGGAGGCCGCGTTGCTCCACGACATCGGCGTCTGCCGCATCTACGCCCCGAAGCTCAACTGCTTCGGCAAGGCGCCCTACGTCTGGCATGGGGTCATCGGCCGGGAGATCCTCGATGCCGAAGGGCTGCCGCGCCATGCCATGGTCTGCGAGAGGCACATCGGCGTAGGTCTCACAGCGGGTGACATCGTGGCGCAAAGGCTGCGCCTGCCGGTCAGGGAGATGTCCCCGGTCACCACCAGCGAGCGCATCGTCGCCTTGGCCGACCTCTTCTTCTCCAAAAAAGGGGGGGAACTGGACCTTGAGAAGAGCACGCAGCAGGTCCGCTGCGACCTGCTGCGGTTCGGGGAGGAAAAGGTGCAGATCTTCGAGAGCTGGCTCAGCGCCTTCGGTGTGGGTGACCCCCTCTAG
- a CDS encoding SpoIIE family protein phosphatase, which produces MGKPLRVLIVEDSEDDALLLVFELRRGNYAPVTKRVENAESMRKALQEESWDMVISDYVLPGFSGLDALKLVRGSGLDLPFIIVSGKIGEEDAVKAMKEGANDYLIKGSTSRLIPAIEREMQEAEVRRKRREAESALVRSERRYKRLVSAVTDYIYTVIIHKGSVVKTSHGPGCLSVTGYSHEEYVDNPFLWYQMIYEEDRDAVMSLTEDLRAGKDIPSLEHRIRHKDGSLRWVINTIVPRYSEQGELIAYDGLISDISERKRAEESLQLQSAALEAAANAIVITDSNGIIISVNQAFTRMTGYSREEALGRDLSFLKSERHGPEFYRSLRETINAGEVWHGEMINRRKDGTLYPEEQTITPVLDDDGRINHFICIKQDITERKQAEEALMQNTSMRKEMEIAKQIQMSLLPITPHCLPGIDCAASCVPATHIGGDYYDILPHGEGLDLVIADVSGHSVGAALIMVETRSVLRAQLAALQGPAEILSALNRLLHDDLSRAELFITMSYLSYHIPTATLRYTNAGHPPPLIYRHENDQFFELDAEGLILGVHRQVDFQEPSLQVQDGDLLLLFTDGITEAESPEGAFFGLERLRQVVAREHHKSAAGVIAAVMESVRTFTGSDAFNDDISMLLLKFGPLSSHP; this is translated from the coding sequence ATGGGAAAACCGCTTCGCGTGCTGATAGTCGAAGACTCGGAAGACGACGCGCTGCTGCTCGTTTTCGAGCTGCGTCGCGGCAACTACGCTCCCGTTACCAAGCGGGTGGAGAACGCAGAGTCTATGCGTAAGGCGCTGCAGGAGGAGAGCTGGGACATGGTGATCTCCGACTACGTCCTCCCCGGCTTCTCCGGGCTTGACGCGCTGAAGCTTGTGCGGGGCTCGGGGCTGGACCTTCCCTTCATCATCGTTTCCGGAAAGATCGGCGAGGAAGACGCGGTTAAGGCGATGAAGGAGGGGGCGAACGACTACCTGATCAAGGGGAGCACCTCGCGCCTGATCCCCGCCATCGAAAGGGAGATGCAGGAGGCCGAGGTAAGGCGCAAAAGGCGCGAGGCGGAGTCGGCGCTGGTGAGAAGCGAGAGGCGCTACAAGCGGCTGGTCTCGGCGGTCACCGACTACATCTACACCGTGATCATCCATAAGGGGAGCGTGGTGAAGACCTCGCATGGGCCGGGATGCCTGTCGGTGACCGGCTACAGCCACGAGGAGTACGTGGACAACCCCTTTTTGTGGTACCAGATGATCTACGAGGAGGACCGTGACGCGGTGATGAGCCTCACCGAGGACCTCCGGGCGGGCAAGGACATCCCCTCGCTGGAGCACCGGATCCGGCACAAGGACGGCTCGCTGCGCTGGGTCATCAACACCATCGTCCCCCGCTACAGCGAGCAGGGGGAGCTGATCGCCTACGACGGCCTCATCTCGGACATATCGGAGCGAAAGCGAGCGGAGGAATCGCTACAGCTGCAAAGCGCCGCTTTGGAAGCTGCGGCCAACGCCATCGTCATCACCGACAGCAACGGAATCATCATCTCGGTGAACCAGGCATTCACCAGGATGACCGGCTACAGCCGAGAGGAGGCGCTGGGGCGCGACTTGAGCTTCCTCAAGTCCGAGCGGCACGGCCCGGAGTTCTACCGCAGCCTAAGGGAGACCATCAACGCCGGCGAGGTCTGGCACGGAGAGATGATCAACCGGCGCAAGGACGGAACGCTCTACCCCGAGGAGCAGACCATCACGCCGGTGCTCGACGATGACGGTCGCATCAACCACTTCATCTGCATCAAGCAGGACATAACCGAACGCAAGCAGGCCGAAGAGGCGCTGATGCAAAACACCAGCATGCGCAAGGAGATGGAGATCGCCAAGCAGATCCAGATGTCCCTGCTCCCGATCACCCCGCACTGTCTCCCCGGCATTGACTGCGCCGCAAGCTGCGTCCCCGCCACCCACATCGGCGGTGACTACTACGACATCCTCCCCCATGGCGAAGGGCTCGACCTCGTCATCGCCGACGTCTCCGGCCACAGCGTCGGCGCCGCGCTGATCATGGTCGAAACCCGCAGCGTGCTGCGGGCCCAGCTTGCTGCCTTGCAGGGGCCTGCCGAGATCCTGTCTGCCCTGAACCGACTGCTGCACGACGACCTGAGCCGGGCCGAGCTCTTCATCACCATGTCGTACCTGAGCTACCACATCCCCACCGCAACGCTGCGCTACACCAACGCCGGACACCCCCCTCCCCTGATCTACCGCCACGAGAACGACCAGTTCTTCGAATTGGACGCCGAGGGTCTCATCCTGGGGGTTCACCGGCAGGTCGACTTCCAGGAGCCCTCGCTCCAGGTCCAGGACGGGGACCTGCTGCTCCTCTTCACCGACGGCATCACCGAGGCCGAGAGCCCCGAGGGGGCGTTCTTCGGCCTGGAACGGCTGCGTCAGGTAGTGGCGCGCGAGCACCACAAATCCGCAGCGGGGGTGATCGCCGCCGTGATGGAATCAGTCAGGACCTTCACCGGCAGCGACGCCTTCAACGACGACATCTCTATGCTCCTTCTCAAGTTCGGCCCCCTCTCCTCCCATCCTTAA
- a CDS encoding dethiobiotin synthase, whose translation MAKKIFVAATGQNCGKTTISISLMHQARKKYRRVGFVKPFGPKVLLYDDFMVDMDALLMAKAFGMEDDIALMSPVALHRDFTKDYLNGKLDDLSLADCVVGAVRELEQKYDFLIIEGAGHGGVGSVIGLSNAKVAKLIDAPVMIVTESGIGKVIDAVHLNLALYQREGADVRGIIVNKMLPGKKELTNKYLKQAFEPLNVKVTDGFNYSPILANPTLSHISKLFDLPLHGDVNEKSRIIHNIQLGAASSQRVIDGLLDSTLMIVTSSRDELIVTLSSLYHIPAYKEKIAGLVVSGHCAVSDISQQILNDSGIPYIRVEETTAEVFTALSDDVAKITFEDQEKLNWIMANAEKGMDFEAIDALL comes from the coding sequence ATGGCGAAAAAGATCTTCGTGGCGGCGACCGGACAAAACTGTGGCAAGACGACCATCAGCATCTCGCTCATGCACCAGGCCAGGAAGAAGTACCGTAGGGTCGGCTTCGTCAAGCCTTTCGGTCCCAAGGTGCTCCTCTATGACGACTTCATGGTGGACATGGACGCTCTGCTGATGGCGAAGGCCTTCGGCATGGAAGACGACATCGCCCTCATGTCACCGGTGGCGTTGCACCGCGATTTCACCAAGGATTACCTGAACGGCAAACTCGACGACCTGTCGCTGGCCGACTGTGTGGTGGGGGCGGTCCGGGAGTTGGAGCAGAAATACGACTTCCTCATCATCGAGGGGGCGGGACACGGCGGAGTCGGCTCCGTCATCGGGCTCAGCAACGCCAAGGTCGCCAAGCTGATCGACGCCCCGGTCATGATCGTGACCGAAAGCGGCATCGGCAAGGTAATCGATGCAGTGCATCTGAACCTGGCGCTGTACCAGCGTGAAGGGGCCGACGTGCGCGGCATCATCGTCAACAAGATGCTCCCCGGCAAGAAGGAGCTCACCAACAAGTACCTGAAACAGGCTTTCGAGCCCCTCAACGTCAAGGTGACCGACGGCTTCAACTACTCCCCCATCCTGGCCAACCCGACCTTGAGCCACATCTCCAAGCTGTTTGACCTGCCGCTTCACGGCGACGTGAATGAAAAAAGCCGCATCATCCACAACATACAGTTGGGCGCGGCTTCCTCTCAGCGCGTGATCGACGGTCTGCTCGACTCGACCCTGATGATCGTGACCAGCTCCAGGGACGAGCTGATCGTTACCCTCTCCTCCCTCTACCATATCCCTGCCTACAAGGAGAAGATCGCGGGGCTCGTTGTTTCCGGGCACTGCGCTGTCTCCGACATCAGCCAGCAGATCCTGAACGACTCCGGCATCCCCTACATCCGGGTGGAAGAGACCACCGCCGAGGTGTTCACCGCACTCTCCGACGACGTGGCCAAAATCACCTTCGAGGACCAGGAGAAGCTGAACTGGATCATGGCGAACGCCGAGAAGGGGATGGACTTCGAGGCCATAGACGCGCTGCTCTAG
- a CDS encoding TraR/DksA family transcriptional regulator, producing MPDKLEGDELEFRNLLAEQKRRLWAELRDEIFSQTGSDLATQYDIPQDLGEKSILDMLSDAGLAIADIRRNQLTALEEAQRRLEQGTYGRCENCGEVIDIQRLHLMPFAAYCVPCQKEKEGPGKPPGTTL from the coding sequence ATGCCGGATAAACTTGAAGGGGACGAACTGGAATTCAGGAACCTCTTGGCGGAGCAAAAACGCAGGCTGTGGGCCGAGTTGAGGGATGAGATCTTCTCCCAGACGGGGAGCGATCTCGCCACGCAGTACGACATACCACAGGACCTCGGGGAGAAGAGCATCCTCGACATGCTTTCCGATGCGGGACTCGCGATAGCCGACATACGGCGCAACCAGCTCACCGCGTTGGAGGAGGCGCAAAGGCGCCTGGAGCAGGGGACTTACGGCAGGTGCGAGAACTGCGGGGAGGTGATTGACATCCAAAGGCTGCACTTGATGCCTTTCGCCGCCTACTGCGTCCCCTGTCAGAAAGAGAAGGAAGGGCCGGGCAAGCCGCCGGGGACTACGCTTTGA
- a CDS encoding KamA family radical SAM protein, whose translation MEAWEKSLKNCITSPEELSGLFSLEGAVLSATVTRYPMRITPYYLGLIEEAGDPIWRQCVPDPSELDDLTQSPDPLDEERLSPVPGLIHRYPDRVVWIVSSACAVYCRFCMRKRGVGCAGMAPARVDDAIAYIAGEPRIRDVVLSGGDPLLLPDDRLAEILTALSRIPHVEMVRIGTRVPVTLPERVTPALARLLKRHHPVYVNTHFNHPREITPQSAKACARLADAGVQLGNQTVLLKGVNDDPQTMLSLMRRLLTIRVRPYYIHQMDLVQGTAHFRTRVAQGIAVMQALRGHTSGLAVPHYVIDLPGGKGKVDVLSGRLGRDGRTRLFTNYLGEEIEYPEQD comes from the coding sequence ATGGAAGCCTGGGAGAAAAGCCTAAAAAACTGCATCACCAGCCCGGAGGAGCTTTCCGGGCTTTTTAGTCTTGAGGGCGCGGTGCTTTCCGCCACGGTCACGCGCTACCCCATGCGCATCACCCCGTACTACCTCGGGCTGATCGAGGAAGCGGGAGATCCCATCTGGCGCCAGTGCGTACCGGACCCCTCCGAGCTCGACGACCTGACCCAGTCCCCCGACCCCTTGGACGAGGAGCGCCTCTCGCCGGTCCCTGGGTTGATCCACCGCTACCCGGACCGCGTGGTCTGGATCGTTTCCTCCGCCTGCGCCGTCTACTGCCGCTTCTGCATGAGGAAGAGGGGGGTGGGGTGCGCCGGCATGGCTCCGGCCCGTGTCGACGACGCCATCGCCTACATCGCCGGCGAGCCCCGGATCAGGGACGTGGTCCTCTCAGGCGGTGACCCGCTCCTTTTGCCGGACGACCGTCTAGCCGAAATCCTCACCGCCCTTTCCCGCATCCCGCACGTCGAGATGGTGAGGATCGGAACGCGGGTGCCGGTGACCCTTCCCGAGAGGGTCACGCCGGCGCTAGCGCGCCTTTTGAAGCGCCACCACCCCGTCTACGTCAACACCCACTTCAACCATCCCCGGGAGATAACGCCGCAGTCGGCCAAGGCCTGCGCGAGGCTCGCCGATGCCGGAGTGCAGCTGGGAAACCAGACCGTGCTCCTCAAAGGGGTGAACGACGACCCGCAGACGATGCTTTCCCTCATGCGGCGCCTGCTCACCATCCGGGTGCGCCCATACTACATCCACCAGATGGACCTGGTCCAGGGGACCGCCCACTTCAGGACCCGCGTGGCGCAGGGGATCGCCGTGATGCAGGCCTTGCGCGGCCACACCTCCGGGCTTGCCGTTCCCCACTACGTCATCGATCTCCCCGGCGGCAAGGGAAAGGTCGACGTCCTGTCCGGGCGTCTCGGCAGGGACGGCCGCACCAGGCTCTTCACAAACTACCTCGGCGAAGAAATAGAGTACCCAGAGCAGGATTAA
- a CDS encoding dihydroorotate dehydrogenase: protein MQRPDMSVAVAGIKMRNPVMTASGTFGYGAEFADYLDLESIGAMISKGLSLKPKAGNPTPRIVETPGGMLNAIGLQNVGIDAFIEQKLPYLKNVNTPVIVNLYGNTLEEYGEVAARLDGLSGVAGIEVNISCPNVKQGGIVFGTDPGAAQEVVRLVKKNTSKPMIVKLSPNVTDVVLMAKACADAGADALSLINTLTGMAIDLERRRPVLANVTGGLSGPAIKPVALRMVWQVARAVKLPLIGIGGIMNGRDALEFMLAGATAVQVGTASFLDPSAAQRIAGEMEQYLVDHKIDSVSSLIGALEV, encoded by the coding sequence ATGCAAAGACCTGACATGTCCGTGGCTGTCGCCGGGATCAAGATGCGCAACCCCGTGATGACCGCATCCGGCACCTTCGGCTACGGCGCCGAGTTCGCCGACTACCTGGACCTCGAGAGCATCGGGGCGATGATCAGCAAGGGTCTGTCGCTCAAGCCCAAGGCCGGGAACCCGACCCCCCGCATCGTGGAGACCCCCGGCGGCATGCTGAACGCCATCGGCCTGCAGAACGTCGGCATCGACGCCTTCATCGAGCAGAAACTGCCGTATCTCAAGAACGTCAACACCCCTGTGATCGTGAACCTCTACGGCAACACGCTCGAGGAGTACGGCGAGGTCGCGGCCAGGCTGGACGGCCTTTCCGGCGTTGCCGGCATCGAGGTGAACATCTCCTGCCCCAACGTGAAGCAGGGGGGGATCGTCTTCGGCACCGACCCTGGCGCAGCCCAGGAGGTGGTCCGGCTGGTGAAGAAGAACACCTCCAAGCCGATGATAGTGAAGCTCTCCCCCAACGTCACCGACGTGGTGCTCATGGCCAAGGCGTGCGCCGACGCCGGAGCCGACGCGCTATCCTTGATCAACACCCTGACCGGGATGGCGATCGATCTGGAGCGTCGCCGCCCGGTGCTGGCCAACGTCACCGGCGGGCTCTCCGGTCCCGCCATCAAGCCGGTCGCGCTCAGGATGGTCTGGCAGGTGGCCAGGGCGGTGAAGCTTCCCTTGATCGGCATCGGCGGCATCATGAACGGCCGCGATGCGCTGGAATTCATGCTGGCCGGGGCGACCGCGGTACAGGTAGGGACCGCAAGTTTCCTCGACCCCTCCGCCGCGCAGAGGATCGCCGGGGAGATGGAGCAGTACCTGGTGGACCACAAGATAGATTCGGTCTCCTCCCTGATCGGAGCCCTCGAGGTCTGA